The Oncorhynchus gorbuscha isolate QuinsamMale2020 ecotype Even-year linkage group LG04, OgorEven_v1.0, whole genome shotgun sequence genome includes the window ACACTCCAGAGGAGATAAGGCAGAAGTGCCATCTAGGTACTCTGTGCAGAGCTGTATGCAACAGGTGAATGAACCAGTAAATGGAAGActaggtatgtatgtgtgtgtgtgtgactcacaggACTGGAGGTAGGATGTGTGTAGGTGCGCTAACGCTAAGGCAGGCGTGCGAGTTGCCCCccacagatggagaggagaacatcAGTGTCACATTTACAGCCTCGTTACCTGAGCAGACCGAGACAATTTCAACTTTTACTGCTGCTACTGTATAGATATTTCACCATGGCACATAATTCTCATTTATGTATTATTAAGCATGGTTCCATCATAAAACCAATTAAGCATAACATGAAATGTGCACCATTTGCCTATCGAGGACAAAAACTGACCTGTGAGTCCCAGCTGACTGGCCAATAACGTTCCATGGAGGCAAAGGTCGCTCAGGGATTGGATGTTTGAGCTGTCCATCACGGCCAGTGGCACCCAAAGGGACAACTGTGTGATGGATGGTGGGCTCTGGGTGGAGTTCAGCAATACTGTTCCACATACCTCCTCTTTCgcaaatggaggagaggaaaccatCTCCATTGCTGTACCATTGGCTCTCGCACACAACTGGAGGTTGGCCAACGACGACAGGAAGTGGTTCCAGTCCTTTGAAAGAAAATATGCATTTCCCATTTCTCTGTACATCTAAAGTGGTCTGCACTCATCTAGCCCTTTAAAGCATTTTTTGGCCTGCATGCCCAAGATGCATTGAGCAGACAGCTGAGCCAAAATCCAAAAGCTGTGCTCTGCAACACCTAGCAgtgtcacacttttgccccagctaacacaactgactccaataatcaactaatcatgatcttcagtttagaatgcaattcctttaaatcagctgtgtttgctagggatgggggaAAATTGTGACACCTatcaggcccccgaggactggaattgcccaggcCTGCTCTACTGTATGGACAAAAGTATAGGAACAACAAGGTAAAGGGGCAGTTCCCCAACCTCCGGCATAATGGTATAAGTTACCATGAATATTGTTCTTCGCCTATTGGTCTGTGTGTTGTATCTGTGGTTTGTCAAAATTGGACAAGCGGTGAGTGTGGCATAACTGTGTGTTAGATTTGGGCAGGcattgtgtgtagtgtgtatggctGGGCAGTATACTATATTATTTTACTATAGACCGGTATTGATGCATGGAccagtttgggtttttactttaccttttaAAACAGCACTTCAATGTTTAgattgttaaatgtgatacgcaaCTCTCTCAAACATAGCTTGCTAATATACAGCCTGATACCAGTGCGGGGGGAGGCCTAGATCAATATGTTGTTTGTCCAACGGTATCTTCTAAATCAGCGAGGAATAGGCAAAGCATGAATATTAGCTAACTACATGAAGTGAATATCATAGAGATAGATACAGACGAGTCCTTTATATCTGTACCATtagtctgtgacagcatgggcagcgccattgaggctacaacccataggaatccctaccagttgactactttaaaatggtggaagccctcaatggcgctgcccatgctaaatTGGCCTGTTGGCTcctagaggcctctatcattctctatggagACTACACATGTACTGTAACATCGTATAGGGTCCCCTAAAAAACACTGACAATCAATTTGGTTCAGACCCTGTCAAAATAATGACTCCCCGGCTTATTCCTTTGTTGTCATTTCAAACAGCAATGTATTCAAAATGCTGCCCACTATATTCTAATTGTTGAACTACAACAATAATTTCCATGATTTCAACAGTACCAATAAACTGTTCTAGGCCTAGATTTTTGGCCAATATCTATCATACAGCCCTACCTGACATAGTGTAGAAATGCTAACAAAAGTGTAGGAAATTTATAAATCAAACAGAATGGTGAATGCCCCATTGAAAACACATAATTAATGTATTACCACTCTAGGGTCGTGAATATTTATCACTTTTATTATTCA containing:
- the zgc:158398 gene encoding transmembrane protein 248 isoform X3, with protein sequence MIPQARCVMGSWQPVANLRDYVAQHPPGVTFFLCVLTLALTFLSLGLYTHTHRLPNPDTQDWNHFLSSLANLQLCARANGTAMEMVSSPPFAKEEVCGTVLLNSTQSPPSITQLSLWVPLAVMDSSNIQSLSDLCLHGTLLASQLGLTGNEAVNVTLMFSSPSVGGNSHACLSVSAPTHILPPVLLPPVCPANEGTSSPVRAIAMEISSQKPSASQSCYSLQYTPDPTLTAMLTQEPLIDS